A window of Prolixibacter sp. SD074 contains these coding sequences:
- a CDS encoding restriction endonuclease subunit S, which yields MSDKNFLYYLALSPDFRETAILSMTGSSGRQRVQTDVVKEHLFCIPSLPEQRAIASVLSSLDDKIDLLHRQNKTLEQMAEALFRQWFLPAGASAQAGVAEASEEGEVGKLGDEFDFTMGASPPGKSYNGEGIPMYQGNADFGFRLPANRVFTTEPKRYAEKYDTLISVRAPVGEQNMANEKCCIGRGVLAFRYKHDNSFYTYCKMKSLMDDIKQFNETGTVFGPISKSDFENLIFLFPVI from the coding sequence TTGAGTGATAAAAATTTCTTGTACTATTTAGCTTTATCACCCGATTTCAGGGAAACAGCCATACTTTCAATGACAGGAAGTTCTGGCAGACAAAGGGTTCAGACCGATGTTGTAAAAGAACATTTGTTTTGTATTCCTTCACTCCCAGAGCAACGTGCCATCGCCTCCGTCCTTTCCAGCTTAGACGACAAAATAGACCTGCTCCACCGCCAGAACAAAACTTTGGAGCAAATGGCGGAGGCGCTGTTTCGGCAGTGGTTCCTGCCTGCCGGAGCCTCGGCGCAGGCAGGTGTGGCAGAAGCGAGTGAGGAGGGGGAGGTTGGAAAGTTAGGTGATGAATTTGACTTTACAATGGGAGCTTCGCCACCCGGGAAAAGTTATAATGGAGAAGGAATTCCAATGTATCAAGGGAATGCAGATTTTGGTTTCCGTTTACCTGCAAACAGAGTTTTTACAACTGAACCCAAAAGATATGCTGAGAAATATGATACTTTAATTAGTGTAAGAGCACCTGTTGGAGAACAGAATATGGCTAATGAAAAATGTTGTATTGGTCGGGGCGTTTTAGCATTTAGATATAAACATGATAATTCATTTTATACTTATTGCAAGATGAAATCATTGATGGATGATATAAAGCAATTTAATGAAACAGGAACTGTTTTTGGCCCAATAAGTAAGTCAGATTTTGAAAATCTGATATTTCTATTCCCAGTAATTTGA
- a CDS encoding transposase: protein MKLSAFGKIVDHEWNKSFKIRNELFLDEYIIMPNHLHAIVVLDKNGIEKNGTHGSHGSHGSHDSNGTHVETHGRASLQSPIQSPEQSEKQSFIRKPKSISSFIGGFKSIINSKIDDYIDECHLDIPKYNRNNHFFQSNYHDHIIRNDKSYQNILKYIINNPLKWNDDKFNRDKKGKNNAQ, encoded by the coding sequence ATGAAATTATCAGCATTTGGAAAAATCGTTGACCACGAATGGAATAAATCATTTAAAATTCGCAATGAATTGTTTTTGGATGAATATATCATCATGCCAAATCATTTGCACGCCATTGTTGTTTTGGATAAAAATGGGATTGAAAAAAACGGAACGCACGGTTCGCATGGTTCACATGGTTCACATGATTCGAACGGAACGCACGTAGAGACGCACGGCCGTGCGTCTCTACAATCCCCCATACAATCCCCGGAACAATCCGAAAAACAATCATTTATACGCAAACCAAAATCAATTTCATCATTCATTGGTGGGTTCAAATCGATAATTAATTCAAAAATTGACGATTATATTGACGAATGCCATTTGGATATTCCCAAATACAACAGAAACAATCATTTTTTTCAATCCAATTATCACGACCACATCATCCGCAACGATAAATCATATCAAAATATATTGAAATATATCATCAACAATCCTCTGAAATGGAATGATGATAAATTTAATCGCGATAAAAAGGGTAAAAATAATGCACAATAG
- a CDS encoding N-6 DNA methylase has product MGIEWFSCILSIVFLPSVLLFYLFYLDCIVNLPPKLFLNTQIPASLWFMSRNRTNGKFRNRSGEILFIDARNMGHLINRRTKVLSEEDIQKIAETYHESGLKSLVTPKSPKGDFFKLLIFGNSPLGLGVKMVTISSSKAF; this is encoded by the coding sequence ATGGGGATTGAATGGTTTTCCTGCATCCTTTCCATTGTTTTTCTGCCGTCGGTTTTGCTATTTTACCTGTTTTATCTAGATTGTATTGTAAACTTACCGCCTAAATTGTTTTTAAACACCCAAATCCCTGCATCGCTTTGGTTTATGAGCCGGAACAGGACGAATGGTAAGTTTAGAAACCGCAGTGGTGAGATTCTATTCATTGATGCCCGAAACATGGGCCATTTAATCAATCGCAGAACAAAAGTTCTTTCCGAAGAGGATATTCAGAAGATTGCCGAAACATATCATGAGTCTGGTCTAAAAAGCCTTGTGACCCCTAAATCCCCTAAAGGGGACTTTTTCAAACTGCTGATTTTTGGCAATTCCCCTTTAGGGTTAGGGGTAAAAATGGTAACAATCAGCAGTTCTAAGGCTTTTTAG
- a CDS encoding glycoside hydrolase family 130 protein translates to MQVAITRKDIYFRPDASRVIARFLYTDAERAKNTIRSIVNMSENEATLALNPVLRDYSLRHRNISKIFEKHFNRIIHLFEELSIDPGLITTSKKILIGSYFTMEYSIESAAFFNPSVVEHPDQSETGPDEKRVILSFRATGEGHISSIVFRTGVLDASNNLMIEPVGKMLEKAERIRRHVYDKESFKRKLDEMKDFHGIIPSGLVLDKLKDKFTYGELYYCVEEAKKLLRPASEKEILFNQIIWLASSHYELDFSLDTNISERVIFPLSANERNGIEDARFVKFKDDKNEATYFATYTAYDGTTILPKMIETKDFYHFKVNPLHGEIARNKGMALFPRKLNGKYAMLCRLDGFNNYIAFSDNISIWREAQLLQKPRFPWEFIQIGNCGSPIETDEGWLVITHGVGPMREYAIAASLFDLDNPTIEIGRLKSPLIMPNAEEREGYVPNVVYSCGSIIQNNDLIIPYAMSDYASTYATVNLRELLTELKNSNR, encoded by the coding sequence ATGCAAGTTGCCATAACCAGAAAGGATATATATTTTCGGCCGGATGCCAGCAGGGTTATCGCCCGCTTTTTATATACGGACGCTGAAAGGGCTAAAAACACAATTCGTTCTATCGTGAATATGTCGGAAAATGAGGCAACTTTGGCATTAAATCCGGTGCTAAGAGATTATTCACTGCGCCATCGGAATATTTCAAAAATCTTCGAAAAACATTTTAATCGAATCATTCATTTATTTGAAGAGTTAAGTATTGATCCCGGATTGATTACTACTTCAAAGAAAATACTCATAGGTTCGTATTTCACGATGGAGTATTCGATTGAATCGGCTGCATTTTTTAATCCCTCGGTGGTTGAACATCCCGATCAATCGGAAACCGGTCCTGATGAGAAACGAGTAATTTTAAGTTTCAGGGCAACTGGCGAAGGCCATATTTCATCGATTGTTTTCCGAACAGGAGTATTGGATGCCAGCAACAACCTGATGATTGAACCAGTGGGCAAAATGCTGGAAAAGGCAGAACGTATCCGTCGGCATGTCTACGATAAAGAATCATTTAAAAGAAAACTCGATGAAATGAAGGATTTTCATGGCATCATTCCATCTGGTTTAGTCCTGGATAAACTCAAGGATAAATTTACTTATGGTGAGCTTTATTATTGTGTTGAAGAAGCCAAAAAGTTGCTTCGCCCCGCTTCTGAGAAAGAGATTCTTTTCAACCAAATCATCTGGTTAGCGTCATCCCATTACGAACTTGATTTTTCGCTTGATACCAATATTTCCGAGCGGGTGATTTTTCCCTTATCGGCAAACGAACGAAACGGGATTGAAGATGCCCGTTTTGTGAAATTTAAAGATGATAAAAATGAAGCCACTTATTTTGCTACCTATACGGCCTACGATGGTACAACGATCCTCCCTAAAATGATTGAAACCAAGGACTTTTATCACTTCAAGGTCAATCCGCTTCATGGCGAAATTGCACGAAATAAAGGAATGGCGTTGTTTCCCAGAAAGTTGAATGGAAAATATGCCATGCTTTGCCGCCTGGATGGCTTTAATAATTATATCGCTTTTTCTGATAATATCTCCATTTGGCGTGAAGCTCAGTTGCTACAAAAACCCCGATTCCCATGGGAATTCATTCAGATAGGAAATTGTGGTTCACCCATTGAAACCGATGAGGGGTGGTTGGTAATAACCCATGGTGTTGGGCCGATGCGTGAATATGCGATAGCTGCTTCGTTGTTCGACCTTGATAACCCGACAATCGAAATAGGCCGGTTGAAATCACCCCTGATAATGCCTAATGCTGAAGAAAGAGAAGGCTATGTGCCTAATGTGGTTTATTCCTGTGGCTCCATCATTCAGAATAACGATTTGATTATACCTTATGCCATGTCCGATTATGCATCGACCTATGCAACCGTAAACTTACGTGAACTTCTGACCGAATTGAAAAATTCCAACCGGTAA
- a CDS encoding plasma-membrane proton-efflux P-type ATPase, giving the protein MNKNNTVEPDLNDLTIDQLHEKLGTSEKGLSSDEATKRLGQYGLNGLNEHKPNPVVKFMKSFWGPIPWMIEIAAILSAVIHHWEDFWIITTLLVLNAVVGFWQEHKADNAIELLKKKLALKSRVIRDGKWQELAADQLVPGDAIRLRLGDVVPADVKLTKGDYLQLDESSLTGESLPVEKKSSDMAYSGSVVKQGEMSGIVTATGMNTFFGKTAKLVQEAKTTSHFQRAVVKIGNYLIVFAFALVSLIFIVSLFRGESMLHFIQFALVLMVAAIPAAMPAVLSVTMAVGASVLARKEAIVSRLASIEEMAGMDILCSDKTGTITKNELTLAEVVPFEKYTGNDVLVFATLASTVEDHDPIDSAIIEHTLADETNKNSLNALEVIDFKPFDPVIKHTESTVKEGAVTFQVAKGAPQAILSLVKNSEEMEGQVNNQVEAFAEKGYRALGVARTDKKGNWTYVGMIPLYDPPREDSAETIKIAQEMGVEVKMITGDHTAIAKETARMVGLKTNIKEADAIMQKSDRMALKEIEESNGFAQVFPEHKYHIVEILQHNDHIVGMTGDGVNDAPALKKADVGIAVAGATDAAKSAASIVLTKPGLSVIIDAIKESRKIFQRMNNYSIYRIAETIRVLLFITLSIIAFNFYPVSALMIVLLALLNDAPIMTIAVDNVKYSRTPDKWDMRTTLGIATFLGLIGVVFTFGMLFIGKEMLHLSNEVLQPFIYLKLSVAGQLTVFMARTKGHFWSVKPSRALLLAIVSTQVIATLITVNGFLMPAMGWKLAALIWGYALVELVITDALKVQMLKVLDHSNVRFRNYKHWGRQSR; this is encoded by the coding sequence ATGAACAAAAACAATACCGTCGAACCCGATCTCAATGACCTGACTATCGATCAACTTCATGAAAAACTGGGTACGTCAGAAAAAGGATTGTCCTCTGATGAAGCGACTAAACGATTGGGCCAATATGGACTTAACGGCCTGAATGAACACAAACCCAACCCTGTTGTCAAGTTTATGAAAAGTTTCTGGGGCCCGATTCCCTGGATGATTGAAATAGCGGCAATTCTTTCAGCCGTGATACATCACTGGGAGGACTTCTGGATTATCACTACTTTATTGGTGTTGAACGCGGTAGTTGGATTTTGGCAGGAACATAAGGCTGATAACGCTATAGAGCTGCTGAAGAAGAAACTGGCGTTAAAATCAAGGGTGATTCGTGATGGAAAATGGCAGGAGTTGGCGGCCGATCAGCTGGTTCCTGGTGATGCAATTCGGTTGCGGCTAGGCGATGTGGTGCCGGCTGATGTGAAATTAACCAAGGGAGACTACCTCCAATTGGATGAATCATCCCTGACGGGAGAATCGTTGCCGGTGGAGAAAAAGTCCTCGGACATGGCCTACTCCGGTTCTGTAGTCAAGCAAGGTGAGATGAGTGGAATTGTAACGGCCACTGGTATGAATACCTTTTTTGGCAAAACCGCCAAACTGGTTCAGGAGGCCAAAACCACCAGCCACTTCCAGCGGGCAGTTGTTAAAATCGGTAATTATCTTATTGTATTTGCCTTTGCTTTGGTTTCGCTCATTTTCATCGTTTCCCTTTTCCGGGGAGAAAGTATGCTGCATTTTATCCAGTTTGCCCTGGTGTTAATGGTGGCTGCTATTCCGGCAGCTATGCCGGCAGTTCTCTCGGTTACGATGGCGGTTGGGGCTTCTGTGCTAGCGCGAAAGGAGGCTATCGTTAGTCGATTGGCATCCATCGAGGAGATGGCGGGGATGGATATTCTCTGCTCCGATAAAACCGGTACCATTACCAAAAATGAGCTGACATTGGCAGAGGTGGTTCCCTTTGAAAAATACACGGGAAATGACGTACTCGTTTTTGCAACCTTAGCTTCCACTGTGGAAGATCATGACCCCATTGATAGCGCCATTATCGAGCATACACTGGCCGATGAAACCAACAAAAATAGCTTAAATGCTCTTGAAGTAATTGATTTTAAACCATTTGATCCCGTTATTAAGCATACCGAATCTACGGTGAAGGAAGGCGCTGTTACTTTTCAGGTGGCCAAAGGTGCCCCACAGGCGATCCTTTCTTTGGTAAAAAATTCCGAAGAGATGGAAGGGCAGGTGAACAATCAGGTGGAGGCTTTCGCCGAAAAAGGTTACCGTGCTTTGGGGGTTGCGCGGACCGATAAAAAAGGAAACTGGACGTATGTGGGGATGATCCCATTGTACGATCCACCCCGTGAGGATTCGGCAGAAACGATTAAAATAGCCCAGGAGATGGGAGTGGAGGTGAAGATGATCACCGGAGACCATACGGCTATCGCAAAAGAAACCGCGAGAATGGTTGGCTTGAAAACGAATATCAAAGAGGCAGATGCCATCATGCAAAAGTCCGATCGCATGGCCCTAAAAGAGATTGAAGAATCGAATGGTTTTGCGCAGGTTTTCCCGGAACACAAATATCATATTGTCGAAATCCTGCAGCACAACGATCACATTGTCGGTATGACGGGTGACGGTGTTAATGATGCACCGGCATTGAAAAAAGCAGATGTGGGAATTGCTGTTGCCGGGGCGACCGACGCTGCAAAATCAGCTGCATCGATTGTGCTGACCAAACCTGGATTGTCGGTGATTATTGATGCGATTAAAGAGAGCCGGAAGATTTTCCAGCGCATGAATAATTATTCCATTTACCGGATTGCTGAAACCATCCGGGTGCTGTTGTTTATTACGTTGTCCATTATTGCTTTCAACTTTTACCCGGTTTCGGCATTGATGATTGTTTTGCTGGCATTACTGAATGATGCGCCGATTATGACCATTGCGGTAGATAATGTGAAGTACTCCCGTACCCCGGACAAATGGGATATGCGCACCACGTTAGGTATTGCTACATTCCTTGGTTTGATTGGTGTAGTTTTTACGTTTGGGATGTTGTTCATCGGGAAAGAGATGTTGCATTTGAGCAATGAAGTGTTGCAACCGTTCATTTACCTGAAGTTATCGGTAGCCGGACAATTGACGGTCTTCATGGCCCGGACCAAAGGGCACTTCTGGTCGGTGAAACCATCCAGGGCCCTGCTGCTTGCTATTGTCAGTACACAAGTTATCGCTACGCTAATTACGGTGAATGGCTTTTTGATGCCCGCAATGGGCTGGAAACTGGCTGCTTTGATTTGGGGTTACGCTTTGGTGGAACTGGTCATTACCGATGCGCTGAAAGTACAGATGCTGAAAGTATTGGATCACTCCAATGTGCGGTTCCGGAATTACAAGCACTGGGGAAGGCAATCGCGCTAA